The Mangrovimonas cancribranchiae nucleotide sequence TTTAAGGTTCTAAAAAACTTAGCAGAATCTGTTCTTGAAAAAGTAAGTGCTTTATTTGTCATCTTTTTATGATTTTAATCTATAATTACAAATAGTATCTGTAATTATTAAAGGCCAAAGATAAATAATATCTTAAGGTTAGGTGGTAAAGTTTTCATAAAAATATACACAATAAATTCTCTACTTTTGTCGAAAAATAAATCTAATGGAACTCATACTTAAATATTTTCCTCATTTAACAAGTGAACAAATTCAAAAATTTGAAGCCTTAGAAGAGCTTTATAAAGATTGGAATTTAAAAATAAATGTTGTTTCTAGAAAAGATATTGATGAACTGTATTTAAGGCATGTGTTGCATTCTTTAGCTATTGCAAAAGTTATAACATTTAAACCTGGTACTAAAATTATGGATGTGGGAACAGGAGGTGGTTTTCCAGGAATACCTTTAGCCATTTTGTTTCCTGAGTGTTCGTTTCATTTGGTAGATAGCATTGCCAAAAAATTAAAAGTGGTTAATGAGGTTGTTGATGGTCTTGGATTAGAGAATGTGAAAACAACACATACTCGTGTAGAAGAGCTAGACGATACTTACGATTTTATTGTAAGTAGAGCTGTTGCTGCTATGCCAACTTTTGTAAGATGGATAAAAGGCAAAGTAGCTAAGAAGCAAAACAATACCTTGAAAAATGGTATTTTGTATTTAAAAGGAGGTGATTTAACCGAAGAACTTCAAGATTATAAAACAACAACCATTTATCCTATTAGCGATTTTTACAACGAGCCGTTTTTTGATACCAAAAAAGTGGTTCACTTACCTATAAAATTTAAAGGTTAATAAACCACTTAGGGTATTGTGGAGCAGTTAAGATTATCTTACCACAATTTTTTCTCTTAATGAAATACCTTTTTGAGTATTAATATTTAAAATGTATAAACCAGAAGCTACATTAATTGCAATATCTGTTTTTGCGTTTAGGTTGGTTACCGTTTTAAATACTGATTTTCCTGTTAAATCTGTTATAGATATTGAGGTGTTTTTAAAATTTTCTTGTGCAATTAACGTTAGGTGTTCGTTAATAGGGTTTTGAGCAATTTTAATATAGTTATCAGCAATCACTTGCTCTTGTATAGTAAGTGCGTTTTCTAAAATTTCGTTTAAAGCAAAAGCTACATTTAGATCGGTTAAAGTAACATGAGGCTCGTTATTGTCGGGGATGTAAGCGTTAACAAAAGGAGAGGCCGTCATGTTAGGTGTATTATACCAGTTACTATCTGTAATGGCTAAAGAGCTTAATGTTGGTATGAAATTAAAGTATTGGGAATTGAGGTTGTCAACAAATTCAGTAATTAATGCATTAGAACCATCATCAAAAGAATATAAATCAAATTGTCCACCAGGAGCACTATCTATACCGTCTGATGTTGCTGGGGATTCCGCTGTAGCACTGTAAGTTACAGGAAATCCAAAGATAGATAATAGGACATCGGTGACTGTTATATTTTGATTGGCTGCTGGTGTAAAATGAATGTCGGCTGTAGCAGTAATACCAAACTCGACATCAAAAGTGTGATTAATTAACTCCATTCCAGGTGTGCCAGTTATTTGCGCTATACCACTTCCATTTGAAATAGCTACATTTCTAGTGTCTTCGGGAAATCCTAAGTTTGTTAATTCGGCATGAAAAGCATCTCTATAATTAGGGGCTCCTATAGGTGTATGTGTAATAGCACTTTGGTTAACACCACCGCCATCAACATGACCTAAATAATGGTCTATAAGCATTTGTTTCGCTGCAGGGCTATTTAAAAGGCCGTTAACTAAAGGTTCTAGCTCTGTAATGCCGGCTCCATTTAACATATAATTGAAAAGGTATTGTATGCCAATAGGGACGTTAGCTCCTAAATGAGGCGAATCGAATGAGATATATAATCTAGTATCATGATCCATGGTATTTTGTTCCATATAGCTTAGCGCATATCTAGAAATTAAACCACCCATACTTGGGCCAATAACCACATTTTCCTCAACACCAGTTTTCATGCCGTTAATTTCATTAATTAAAGCAATGAGAATAAAAGCATTTCGTTGGATATAATCGGCACCGCCATTTATTTCAGCGCCATCGGCAGTTCTTGTATATGTTGGGAAGTTTAAAACAACAAGATCAAAGCCTTCGTTTCTTACAACATCGGCTAAATTTTCAACAGGATTGCCGTAATCTAATAAACCGTACATCGAAGGAATATCTCTAGTGTCATTAGGGTCAAAACCATCAACAAAAAAGATAGGTTTATCAAGAACGCCATCAACATTATCGTAATAAATTTTGTACTCGCCAGTTCCTATATGGCTTTCGGTTTCATCAATACCTTGAAATGGTATGGTTGAGTTAATGTTTACTATGGCGCTTTCGCTACCTGCTTGGGCAAAAAACATATAAGGGAGCAAAAACGTAATGAGAAAGTAAATTTTTTTCATAGGATATAATTTGATTAATAGCTTTGATAAATATAATAAGTTTAATTGGTTCAGTAGTTTAGGATTGGGATTTTAAGATAAAACGCAAAAAAAATCCTTAAAAGGAGTGCTTTTAAGGATTTTGAAGTTTTTTTATTTAAAAAATTATTCGCCTAAGAAAGGATATCTGTAATCTATAGGCGTAACAAAAGTTTCTTTAATTAATCTTGGAGACACCCAACGTAATAAGTTTTGTGCACTTCCTGCTTTATCGTTAGTTCCCGAAGCTCTAGCACCTCCAAAGGGTTGTTGTCCTACAACAGCACCAGTTGGTTTATCGTTAATATAGAAGTTTCCTGCCGAGTTTTCAAGGGCTTGAACAGCTTCTTCAACGGCATATCTACAATTTGATAAAATAGCTCCTGTTAAAGCATATTCACTAGTTTCGTCAACAAGTTTAAGGGTTTCGCTATAGTCATTGGCGTTGTAAACATAAATGGTTATAACTGGCCCAAATAATTCGGTACACATGGTGGTGTATTTAGGGTTTGTTGTTACAATTACGGTAGGTTCAATAAAATACCCTTTAGATTTATCGTAATTACCGCCAACAATAATTTCAGCTTCATTACTAGCTTTTGCCTCATCAATATATTTAGCAAGTTTATCGAACGATCCTTCGTGAATAACAGCCGTAATAAAGTTTTCCATGTTTTCTGGAGATCCCATTTTAAACGATGTTACATCTTCTATAACATAATTTTTAACATCTTCCCATAAATTAGAAGGAATATAAGCTCTTGAAGCAGCGCTACATTTTTGACCTTGGAATTCAAAAGCACCACGAGAAATAGCAGTAGCGACTTGTTTGGCATTAGCCGATTTATGAGCTACGATAAAATCTTTTCCGCCGGTTTCTCCTACAATTCTTGGGTAGGTTTTATAGTTGTGGATGTTGTTTCCTATTTTTTTCCAAAGTTCTTTAAAAACAAATGTAGATCCTGTAAAATGTAGTCCTGAAAATTCAGCGTGATTAATAATAGTATCGGTAATCATAACAGGATCGCCAAATACAACATTAATCACACCATCTGGAACGCCAGCTTCTTTAAAGACGTCCATAATAACTTTTGCAGAGTAGATTTGACTATCGCTAGGTTTCCAAACCACAACATTACCCATTAAAGCCATGCACGATGGTAAGTTTCCAGCAATGGCGGTAAAGTTAAAAGGAGTTACGGCATAGGTAAATCCTTCAAGTGGTCTGTATTCTACACGGTTCCAAGCACCACTAGTGCTTTCGGGTTGTTCCATGTAAATTTCGGTCATGTATTGTACATTAAAACGAAGGAAGTCTATAATTTCGCAA carries:
- a CDS encoding T9SS type A sorting domain-containing protein, with protein sequence MKKIYFLITFLLPYMFFAQAGSESAIVNINSTIPFQGIDETESHIGTGEYKIYYDNVDGVLDKPIFFVDGFDPNDTRDIPSMYGLLDYGNPVENLADVVRNEGFDLVVLNFPTYTRTADGAEINGGADYIQRNAFILIALINEINGMKTGVEENVVIGPSMGGLISRYALSYMEQNTMDHDTRLYISFDSPHLGANVPIGIQYLFNYMLNGAGITELEPLVNGLLNSPAAKQMLIDHYLGHVDGGGVNQSAITHTPIGAPNYRDAFHAELTNLGFPEDTRNVAISNGSGIAQITGTPGMELINHTFDVEFGITATADIHFTPAANQNITVTDVLLSIFGFPVTYSATAESPATSDGIDSAPGGQFDLYSFDDGSNALITEFVDNLNSQYFNFIPTLSSLAITDSNWYNTPNMTASPFVNAYIPDNNEPHVTLTDLNVAFALNEILENALTIQEQVIADNYIKIAQNPINEHLTLIAQENFKNTSISITDLTGKSVFKTVTNLNAKTDIAINVASGLYILNINTQKGISLREKIVVR
- the rsmG gene encoding 16S rRNA (guanine(527)-N(7))-methyltransferase RsmG; the protein is MELILKYFPHLTSEQIQKFEALEELYKDWNLKINVVSRKDIDELYLRHVLHSLAIAKVITFKPGTKIMDVGTGGGFPGIPLAILFPECSFHLVDSIAKKLKVVNEVVDGLGLENVKTTHTRVEELDDTYDFIVSRAVAAMPTFVRWIKGKVAKKQNNTLKNGILYLKGGDLTEELQDYKTTTIYPISDFYNEPFFDTKKVVHLPIKFKG
- the pruA gene encoding L-glutamate gamma-semialdehyde dehydrogenase, which gives rise to MANGFFNVPIAVNEPVKTYAPGSPEREEVLAEYKNMFNSKVDVPLYINGKDIETGNTRTMSPPHDHQHVVGTYHLAEKTHVEDAISTALEARKKWAKMPWQQRAGIFLKAAELIAGPYRAKMNAATMIAQSKNIHQAEIDSACEIIDFLRFNVQYMTEIYMEQPESTSGAWNRVEYRPLEGFTYAVTPFNFTAIAGNLPSCMALMGNVVVWKPSDSQIYSAKVIMDVFKEAGVPDGVINVVFGDPVMITDTIINHAEFSGLHFTGSTFVFKELWKKIGNNIHNYKTYPRIVGETGGKDFIVAHKSANAKQVATAISRGAFEFQGQKCSAASRAYIPSNLWEDVKNYVIEDVTSFKMGSPENMENFITAVIHEGSFDKLAKYIDEAKASNEAEIIVGGNYDKSKGYFIEPTVIVTTNPKYTTMCTELFGPVITIYVYNANDYSETLKLVDETSEYALTGAILSNCRYAVEEAVQALENSAGNFYINDKPTGAVVGQQPFGGARASGTNDKAGSAQNLLRWVSPRLIKETFVTPIDYRYPFLGE